From a region of the Alnus glutinosa chromosome 1, dhAlnGlut1.1, whole genome shotgun sequence genome:
- the LOC133854512 gene encoding transmembrane emp24 domain-containing protein p24delta3-like encodes MALNFNSRTRVVALFSVLLCLASHLVPIAEALWLTVPSSGTKCVSEDIQTNVVVLADYYVVEEGAQPHHTPTISARVTSPFGNNLHHQENATHGQFAFTTTESGNYLACFWLDGQHEGGVETTLSLDWKTGIGARDWESVARKEKIEGVELELRKLEGAVQAIHDNLIYLKQKEADMREVSESTNGRVAWFSIMSLGVCFLVSVFQLWHLKRYFQKKKLI; translated from the exons ATGGCGCTGAACTTTAACTCACGCACCAGAGTAGTCGCTTTGTTCTCGGTGCTTTTATGCTTAGCGAGTCACCTCGTTCCTATAGCAGAAGCGTTATGGCTAACCGTTCCGAGCTCGGGTACGAAGTGCGTGTCGGAGGATATACAGACCAACGTCGTCGTTCTGGCCGATTACTACGTGGTCGAAGAGGGCGCTCAGCCCCACCACACTCCCACTATCTCTGCTCGG gTAACATCACCTTTTGGTAACAATCTTCACCACCAAGAAAATGCAACCCATGGTCAGTTTGCGTTTACAACCACCGAGTCTGGGAACTACTTGGCTTGTTTCTGGCTAGATGGCCAACATGAAGGAGGTGTAGAGACAACCCTTAGCCTTGACTGGAAAACTGGAATTGGGGCTCGGGATTGGGAATCAGTTGCAAGGAAAGAGAAAATAGAG GGTGTTGAACTTGAGTTGCGAAAACTTGAGGGAGCTGTACAAGCCATCCATGACAATCTCATTTATCTCAAGCAGAA GGAAGCAGATATGAGGGAAGTCAGTGAATCAACCAATGGTAGAGTGGCATGGTTTAGTATCATGTCCCTTGGAGTCTGCTTTCTGGTTTCAGTTTTTCAGTTGTGGCACCTGAAGCGCTACtttcaaaagaagaagcttatATAG
- the LOC133858072 gene encoding uncharacterized protein LOC133858072 isoform X2, protein MAMAAVARPPSIALLTRQRPKPRWVFTPLAASSSFSSSSPSSSAPLRKLVLYSKPGCCLCDGLKEKLQAAFLVSAPDSLHDIDLQIRDITSNPEWERAYQYEIPVLAKVLSDGTEEILPRLSPRLGVELIQKKIAAALKE, encoded by the exons ATGGCCATGGCAGCAGTGGCAAGACCACCCTCAATTGCATTGCTAACAAGACAAAGGCCCAAACCCAGGTGGGTCTTCACCCCTCTGGCTGCTTCTTCATCCTTTTCATCGTCGTCCCCTTCTTCCTCTGCTCCGCTAAGAAAGCTCGTTCTCTACTCTAAGCCCGGTTGCTGTTTGTGTGATGGCCTCAAAGAAAAACTCCAGGCTGCGTTCTTAGTCTCCGCCCCTGATTCCCTCCACGACATTGATTTACag ATAAGGGATATCACCAGCAACCCTGAGTGGGAAAGGGCTTATCAGTATGAGATACCCGTGTTGGCTAAAGTACTCTCTGATGGCACTgag GAAATCCTACCTAGATTATCTCCGCGTCTTGGAGTGGAACTCATCCAAAAGAAAATAGCAGCTGCTTTGAAAGAATAA
- the LOC133858072 gene encoding uncharacterized protein LOC133858072 isoform X1, producing the protein MAMAAVARPPSIALLTRQRPKPRWVFTPLAASSSFSSSSPSSSAPLRKLVLYSKPGCCLCDGLKEKLQAAFLVSAPDSLHDIDLQIRDITSNPEWERAYQYEIPVLAKVLSDGTECKRKIQRKRSIGMLFRDWSSAPSTVIRVFFRWLFWDVICLWVF; encoded by the exons ATGGCCATGGCAGCAGTGGCAAGACCACCCTCAATTGCATTGCTAACAAGACAAAGGCCCAAACCCAGGTGGGTCTTCACCCCTCTGGCTGCTTCTTCATCCTTTTCATCGTCGTCCCCTTCTTCCTCTGCTCCGCTAAGAAAGCTCGTTCTCTACTCTAAGCCCGGTTGCTGTTTGTGTGATGGCCTCAAAGAAAAACTCCAGGCTGCGTTCTTAGTCTCCGCCCCTGATTCCCTCCACGACATTGATTTACag ATAAGGGATATCACCAGCAACCCTGAGTGGGAAAGGGCTTATCAGTATGAGATACCCGTGTTGGCTAAAGTACTCTCTGATGGCACTgag TGTAAGAGGAAGATACAAAGAAAACGAAGTATTGGAATGCTTTTCAGGGACTGGAGCAGTGCACCGAGTACAGTAATTCGAGTCTTTTTTCGGTGGCTTTTTTGGGATGTCATTTGCTTGTGGGTTTTCTAA